From one Coffea eugenioides isolate CCC68of chromosome 11, Ceug_1.0, whole genome shotgun sequence genomic stretch:
- the LOC113754287 gene encoding glycerol-3-phosphate dehydrogenase [NAD(+)], which translates to MAREQLAIEEETPQAAAADNNGVAFHDAGASNKSKVTVVGSGNWGSVAAKLIASNALKLPSFHDEVRMWVFEETLSNGEKLSEVINQTNENVKYLPGVKLGKNVVADPDLEHAVRDANMLVFVTPHQFMEGICKRLVGKIKKEAEAISLIKGMEVKMEGPCMISTLISEKLGINCCVLMGANIANEIAEEKFSEATVGYRGNKEIADRWVQLFNHPYFIVSAVQDVEGVELCGTLKNVVAIAAGFVDGLEMGNNTKAAIMRIGLREMKAFSKLLFSSVNDSTFFESCGVADIITTCLGGRNRKCAEAFARHGGKRTFDELEAEMLQGQKLQGVSTAKEVYEVLRHRGWLELFPLFTTVHEICSGRLPPSAIVETVK; encoded by the exons ATGGCCCGGGAGCAGCTGGCGATTGAGGAAGAGACACCACAAGCTGCTGCAGCCGACAACAACGGTGTAGCATTTCATGACGCTGGGGCCTCCAACAAATCCAAGGTCACGGTTGTGGGCAGTGGCAATTGGGGTAGCGTTGCAGCCAAGCTCATTGCCTCCAACGCCCTCAAGCTCCCTTCTTTCCACG ATGAAGTGAGGATGTGGGTTTTCGAGGAGACATTGTCTAACGGTGAAAAACTATCAGAGGTCATCAACCAAACCAAT GAGAATGTTAAATATCTTCCTGGGGTAAAGCTTGGCAAAAATGTTGTGGCAGACCCTGACCTTGAACACGCAG TAAGAGATGCAAACATGTTAGTATTTGTGACTCCTCATCAGTTCATGGAGGGCATATGCAAAAGGCTAGTTGGGAAGATTAAAAAGGAAGCTGAGGCGATTTCACTGATCAAAGGAATGGAAGTCAAGATGGAAGGTCCCTGCATGATCTCTACCCTCATCTCCGAAAAGCTTGGAATCAATTGTTGTGTACTAATGGGGGCAAATATTGCTAACGAG ATTGCAGAGGAGAAGTTCAGTGAGGCTACAGTTGGATacagaggaaacaaagaaattgcaGACAGATGGGTTCAGCTCTTCAACCATCCTTACTTTATCGTCTCAGCA GTTCAAGATGTAGAAGGAGTTGAACTGTGTGGAACCCTTAAAAATGTCGTCGCAATAGCagcag GATTTGTGGACGGTTTAGAGATGGGAAACAATACAAAG GCTGCGATAATGAGAATTGGCTTGAGAGAAATGAAGGCCTTCTCCAAGTTACTATTCTCGTCTGTTAACGACAGTACATTTTTTGAGAGCTGTGGTGTGGCAGACATCATAACCACTTGCT TAGGTGGAAGGAATAGGAAATGTGCTGAGGCTTTTGCTAGACATGGCGGGAAAAG GACTTTTGACGAGCTTGAAGCTGAGATGTTACAGGGTCAAAAACTACAG GGCGTCTCAACAGCAAAAGAGGTTTACGAGGTATTGAGGCACCGGGGATGGTTAGAGTTATTCCCACTTTTCACGACCGTGCACGAGATTTGCAGTGGCCGCCTCCCACCATCAGCCATAGTCGAGACAGTGAAGTGA